In Rhinoraja longicauda isolate Sanriku21f chromosome 39, sRhiLon1.1, whole genome shotgun sequence, one DNA window encodes the following:
- the LOC144611220 gene encoding putative G-protein coupled receptor 139 encodes MKTIVTDYSFFLLPSIIQAEMIYYPIIAVFGILANVISIVILSRGKCGLSKCVSRYLVAMAAGDLLVAVIDVLLYRINHLYFPTTFLFITQVCSFHRALNHAVTDISVWLTLSFTFDRYLMICGHKLRSRFCTEKTAASVIATVCTLFCFKNIPWYFAFEPVVTLHNVAWGCYIKQEFYTATTWISFTWIHRCFSPLLPMFLISLLNALTVGHILMASRVRKNLRGSKNGANQNDAEMESRRKSVILLFAISGNFIVLWMTYFIFFLCLQITKRFYSTGYSDPFFIADETSYMLLLLSYCTNTCIYAVTQSKFRKELKSGLKYLPIIMFKRVKEGSQCRNSKQ; translated from the exons ATGAAAACTATAGTCACCGATTATTCGTTTTTTCTGCTGCCTTCTATAATCCAGGCAGAAATGATTTACTACCCGATTATAGCAGTGTTTGGAATTCTGG CTAATGTGAtatcgattgtgatcctgtcgcggggaaagtgcggcctctccaaatGTGTATCACGCTATCTTGTAGCCATGGCTGCTGGGGATCTGCTGGTTGCTGTAATTGACGTTTTACTTTATCGTATCAATCATCTATATTTCCCCACAACTTTTCTCTTCATTACTCAAGTGTGTTCCTTCCACCGGGCCCTTAATCACGCAGTCACAGACATTTCCGTGTGGTTAACACTCTCTTTCACATTTGATCGATATTTGATGATTTGTGGCCACAAGCTGAGATCCAGATTTTGCACCGAGAAAACTGCAGCCAGTGTGATAGCAACTGTGTGTACGCTGTTCTGCTTCAAAAACATCCCCTGGTACTTTGCATTTGAACCTGTTGTGACTCTGCATAATGTAGCATGGGGCTGTTATATAAAACAAGAATTCTACACAGCAACCACATGGATATCATTCACCTGGATTCACCGATGTTTCAGCCCACTGCTCCCAATGTTCCTGATATCACTGCTCAATGCTCTGACAGTCGGGCACATTTTAATGGCCAGTCGAGTCCGCAAGAATCTGAGAGGCAGCAAGAATGGTGCGAATCAGAATGATGCCGAGATGGAAAGCAGAAGGAAGTCAGTCATCTTGCTATTTGCAATTTCGGGCAACTTCATTGTGCTTTGGATgacatattttatatttttcctCTGCTTACAGATAACAAAGCGGTTTTATAGTACCGGTTACAGTGACCCGTTCTTCATCGCGGACGAAACCAGCTACATGTTACTGCTTTTGAGTTACTGCACAAACACGTGTATTTACGCCGTAACTCAGTCTAAATTCAGAAAGGAACTGAAGAGCGGTTTGAAATATCTGCCGATAATAATGTTTAAACGTGTCAAGGAAGGAAGCCAATGTAGAAACTCTAAGCAATAA